One genomic region from Atribacteraceae bacterium encodes:
- the mraZ gene encoding division/cell wall cluster transcriptional repressor MraZ, with protein sequence MWKKVGVWRVPMFLGHHQRSIDNKGRIIIPDDFRKNLSDTIYLTRGLEGCIFVFIQEEWERLYRSIASLPLTREEGRSFSRIFLANAASVSPDPLGRIMIPRPLRERANLKRKAMVVGTGTRIEIWSEEGWNRYSTEMEGRYEEIGKGLMDTGI encoded by the coding sequence ATGTGGAAAAAGGTGGGTGTTTGGAGAGTCCCCATGTTTCTTGGTCATCATCAGCGTTCCATCGATAACAAGGGCAGAATCATTATACCAGATGATTTCCGTAAAAACCTCTCGGATACGATCTATCTCACGCGGGGGCTGGAAGGGTGTATCTTTGTCTTTATCCAGGAAGAGTGGGAACGCCTGTATCGAAGCATAGCTTCTCTACCCCTTACCAGAGAGGAAGGTCGGAGTTTTTCCCGGATATTTTTGGCCAACGCCGCTTCAGTCAGTCCCGATCCCCTGGGACGGATCATGATTCCCCGGCCGCTCCGAGAACGTGCCAACCTGAAGCGGAAGGCCATGGTAGTGGGTACGGGAACCCGCATTGAAATCTGGTCCGAAGAGGGATGGAACCGCTACTCCACAGAAATGGAAGGACGGTATGAGGAAATCGGTAAAGGCTTGATGGATACCGGCATATGA
- a CDS encoding [Fe-Fe] hydrogenase large subunit C-terminal domain-containing protein produces the protein MKEKLCHSVLLDEEKCKGCTHCIRRCPTEAIRVKGGKARIDEERCIDCGECIRTCPNHAKYAQSDPLEAIGHYRYSIALPAPAFYAQFSTGFTLGKLLYGLLELGFSDVYEVARGAEILAEEIKKILRSGHLPPPLISSACPAVVRLAEEKFPSLTGNLLPLDSPLGVAARIARSRALEKGFSPEEIGVFFITPCPAKVTEIRQSVGDLERIDGAISMAKIYPLIINMTEKLQDISGIQRASWKGIGWARSGGEQESLDEGEYVAVDGIHDVMSVFEKIEMGELNNLVYCEAQACVGGCIGGVLAVQNPFLAKVNVNRLIRKYSVFQAIEEKEWDKLARQDAFRRKKPFIARDILKLDQDYKRALEKYQIIEKILDRLPGLDCGACGSPTCRSLAEDVVREKAQEIDCPFLLREKMLELSREIFDLANKIPQTMKNDERGKKTIEGS, from the coding sequence TTGAAGGAGAAGCTATGTCATTCGGTTCTCCTCGATGAGGAAAAATGCAAGGGATGTACCCATTGTATCCGGCGGTGTCCGACCGAGGCCATCCGGGTCAAAGGAGGCAAAGCCAGGATAGACGAAGAGCGGTGCATCGATTGCGGAGAATGTATCAGGACCTGTCCCAACCACGCGAAATACGCCCAGTCTGATCCCCTCGAAGCGATCGGGCATTATCGTTATTCCATCGCTCTTCCCGCTCCCGCTTTTTACGCGCAATTTTCCACCGGGTTTACCCTGGGAAAACTTCTGTACGGACTGCTGGAACTTGGGTTTTCCGATGTATACGAAGTGGCCCGCGGAGCGGAGATTCTTGCCGAAGAAATCAAAAAAATCCTGCGGAGTGGCCATCTTCCGCCACCTCTCATTTCTTCGGCCTGTCCGGCGGTAGTTCGTCTGGCAGAAGAAAAGTTTCCTTCACTAACCGGCAATCTTCTCCCCCTTGATTCACCCTTGGGGGTTGCGGCCCGTATCGCCCGGTCCCGGGCGCTGGAGAAAGGATTTTCTCCCGAAGAAATCGGGGTTTTTTTCATTACCCCCTGCCCGGCCAAGGTTACGGAAATACGGCAAAGCGTTGGAGATCTCGAAAGGATAGACGGTGCGATTTCCATGGCCAAGATTTATCCTTTGATCATCAATATGACTGAAAAGTTGCAGGATATTTCCGGTATCCAGCGAGCGAGCTGGAAAGGAATTGGCTGGGCCCGTTCAGGCGGGGAACAGGAATCACTGGATGAGGGCGAGTATGTCGCCGTTGACGGCATTCATGACGTTATGTCCGTTTTTGAAAAGATTGAAATGGGCGAACTCAACAATCTTGTGTACTGCGAAGCTCAGGCCTGTGTCGGAGGATGCATCGGTGGCGTGTTGGCGGTTCAAAACCCCTTCCTGGCCAAAGTCAACGTCAATCGCCTGATCAGGAAATATTCCGTGTTTCAGGCGATTGAAGAAAAAGAATGGGATAAACTGGCCAGACAAGATGCCTTCCGTCGGAAAAAACCTTTTATAGCCAGAGATATCCTGAAATTGGATCAGGACTATAAAAGAGCTCTTGAAAAGTATCAAATCATCGAAAAAATCCTGGACCGACTCCCTGGTTTGGATTGCGGAGCGTGCGGTTCTCCCACCTGCCGTTCCCTGGCCGAAGACGTTGTCCGGGAAAAAGCTCAGGAAATCGACTGTCCTTTTCTGTTACGGGAAAAGATGCTTGAATTGTCCCGGGAAATATTTGACCTGGCCAACAAAATTCCACAGACCATGAAGAATGATGAAAGGGGAAAAAAGACCATTGAGGGTTCATGA